A single region of the Octopus bimaculoides isolate UCB-OBI-ISO-001 chromosome 6, ASM119413v2, whole genome shotgun sequence genome encodes:
- the LOC106873674 gene encoding tubulin-folding cofactor B isoform X1, whose amino-acid sequence MSENFTVVTAPYVELTITSNISPITPIKRFPKDLTIADLKMKLILLTGATMNMKLHLYQAKKSICSMDEDSALLGSFPVEDGYILHVTDDSVTPADDVECDVENRYQMSEAEYAKKTDNFRTYKEKNLKNLSEFKSKENLKQHEDKVKEEEKRVESFKIGDRCKVVVNNQPPRTGTIKYLGLTDFQSGHWVGIQYDEPVGKNDGSVKGKRYFECLMKYGGFVRPNFVTVGYFPEPDDIDEF is encoded by the exons ATGTCTGAGAACTTCACAGTTGTCACAGCTCCCTATGTGGAACTGACTATAACTAGCAACATAAGTCCCATCACGCCTATAAAACGGTTTCCCAAGGATTTGACAATCGCCGATTTAAAG ATGAAATTAATTCTGTTAACTGGTGCCACAATGAATATGAAGCTCCACTTGTATCAAGCGAAGAAAAGCATTTGCAGTATGGATGAAGATAGTGCTCTTTTAGGTTCCTTTCCAGTTGAAGATGGCTACATTTTGCAC GTGACTGATGATTCTGTAACTCCAGCTGATGATGTAGAGTGTGACGTAGAGAATCGCTATCAAATGTCAGAAGCAGAATATGCCAAAAAGACAg ATAATTTCCGGACTTACAAagagaagaatttaaaaaatctttctgaatttaaaagcaaagaaaatttaaAGCAGCATGAAGATAAAGTAAAAGAGGAGGAGAAACGAGTTGAATCATTTAAAATAGGAGacag atGTAAAGTAGTAGTTAATAACCAGCCTCCTCGAACAGGAACAATAAAATATCTTG GTCTTACTGACTTCCAGTCTGGTCACTGGGTTGGAATACAATATGACGAGCCTGTTGGAAAAAATGATGGCAG tgTCAAAGGTAAACGATACTTTGAATGCCTCATGAAGTATGGCGGATTTGTACGACCAAATTTTGTCACTGTTGGTTACTTCCCTGAGCCAGATGACATTGATGAATTTTGA
- the LOC106873674 gene encoding tubulin-folding cofactor B isoform X2 gives MKLILLTGATMNMKLHLYQAKKSICSMDEDSALLGSFPVEDGYILHVTDDSVTPADDVECDVENRYQMSEAEYAKKTDNFRTYKEKNLKNLSEFKSKENLKQHEDKVKEEEKRVESFKIGDRCKVVVNNQPPRTGTIKYLGLTDFQSGHWVGIQYDEPVGKNDGSVKGKRYFECLMKYGGFVRPNFVTVGYFPEPDDIDEF, from the exons ATGAAATTAATTCTGTTAACTGGTGCCACAATGAATATGAAGCTCCACTTGTATCAAGCGAAGAAAAGCATTTGCAGTATGGATGAAGATAGTGCTCTTTTAGGTTCCTTTCCAGTTGAAGATGGCTACATTTTGCAC GTGACTGATGATTCTGTAACTCCAGCTGATGATGTAGAGTGTGACGTAGAGAATCGCTATCAAATGTCAGAAGCAGAATATGCCAAAAAGACAg ATAATTTCCGGACTTACAAagagaagaatttaaaaaatctttctgaatttaaaagcaaagaaaatttaaAGCAGCATGAAGATAAAGTAAAAGAGGAGGAGAAACGAGTTGAATCATTTAAAATAGGAGacag atGTAAAGTAGTAGTTAATAACCAGCCTCCTCGAACAGGAACAATAAAATATCTTG GTCTTACTGACTTCCAGTCTGGTCACTGGGTTGGAATACAATATGACGAGCCTGTTGGAAAAAATGATGGCAG tgTCAAAGGTAAACGATACTTTGAATGCCTCATGAAGTATGGCGGATTTGTACGACCAAATTTTGTCACTGTTGGTTACTTCCCTGAGCCAGATGACATTGATGAATTTTGA